The region TTCCGCAGGCGCATTGGCGGAGAAATCATCCCAACTGACATACCGCCCCTTGGGAATGACCAGTGTGTGAATGTCCGCCTGCGGGTTGATGTCTTCAAATGCATAGGCCCATTCGTCTTCATAGACTTTTTTGGACGGAATCTCACCGCGCAGGATCTTCGCGAAGATGTTTGTGTCATCATAAGGCTGCGTTGCATCGATGGGCATTGCTACTCGCTCCTGCTCGCTTTCTCTTCGATTCCGGAGGTGCCTTCGCGCCGGTCAAGCTCGGCCATCACTTCCCCCAGCGTAATACGTCGGGCTTGCAACAGCACCAGCAAGTGGAAGATCAGGTCCGCTGCCTCTCCCACCACTTCTTCGCGACTGCCCGAAAGGGCGGCGATCACAGTTTCAACGGCTTCTTCACCCAGCTTTTGCGCGATCTTCTCAATCCCGGCAGCGTTGAGTTTCGCGACATAGCTGGCGTCTGGTGAAGCGGCTTTGCGCTCTGCAATCACTTGCTCAAGACGTGTCAAAGTTTCCATGCCATTGTTCTCGCTTAAACGCCGCGCGCGGGCAAGCCTGCTGCGCGTAAGGCAGCATGTGCTTCTGATATCGAATAGGTTCCGAAGTGGAAAATGCTGGCGGCCAGCACTGCGCTGGCGTGCCCCAATGTTACACCCTCAACCAGGTGATCCAGCGTGCCCACACCGCCGCTGGCGACCACAGGAACATTGACGCAATCGGCAATCTCGCGGATCAGCGCCAGATCGTAGCCCGCTTGAGTGCCGTCACCATCCATCGATGTTACCAGCAGCTCTCCCGCGCCCAATTCGGCGAGTTTCTGAGCATGCTCAACCGCATCAATGCCGGTCGGCTTGCGCCCACCATGCGTGTAAATCTGCCATCCGGCACCTGTGCGCCGTGCATCCACGCTGGCGACCATGCACTGGCTGCCGAATTTCTCTGCAATATCGGCGACCAGTTCAGGCCGCGAAACCGCCGCGCTATTCACAGCCACCTTGTCTGCACCCGCAAGCAGCAGCGCGCGCGCATCCTCAACCGTGCGCACCCCGCCGCCCACGGTCAGCGGCATGAAGCACACTTCGGCTGTGCGCCGGACAATGTCGAGCAGCGTCCCGCGCCCTTCGTGGCTGGCTGAAATATCCAGGAAACATAGCTCGTCTGCG is a window of Altererythrobacter rubellus DNA encoding:
- a CDS encoding histidine triad nucleotide-binding protein, with amino-acid sequence MPIDATQPYDDTNIFAKILRGEIPSKKVYEDEWAYAFEDINPQADIHTLVIPKGRYVSWDDFSANAPAEEIAGFVRAVGEVARAKGLVEPGYRLLANIGGHGHQEVPHLHVHIFGGHPLGPMLAR
- a CDS encoding phosphoribosyl-ATP diphosphatase; the protein is METLTRLEQVIAERKAASPDASYVAKLNAAGIEKIAQKLGEEAVETVIAALSGSREEVVGEAADLIFHLLVLLQARRITLGEVMAELDRREGTSGIEEKASRSE
- the hisF gene encoding imidazole glycerol phosphate synthase subunit HisF, translated to MTVRIRVIPCLDVADGRVVKGVNFVDLKDAGDPVEQAKAYDEAGADELCFLDISASHEGRGTLLDIVRRTAEVCFMPLTVGGGVRTVEDARALLLAGADKVAVNSAAVSRPELVADIAEKFGSQCMVASVDARRTGAGWQIYTHGGRKPTGIDAVEHAQKLAELGAGELLVTSMDGDGTQAGYDLALIREIADCVNVPVVASGGVGTLDHLVEGVTLGHASAVLAASIFHFGTYSISEAHAALRAAGLPARGV